One window from the genome of Eucalyptus grandis isolate ANBG69807.140 chromosome 7, ASM1654582v1, whole genome shotgun sequence encodes:
- the LOC104454733 gene encoding PHD finger protein ALFIN-LIKE 3-like translates to MANRGLSVQELLGHFKGRRAGIIRALTTDAELFYQQCDPEEEPMSLYGLPNGTWELRLPEEMVPPDLPEPTLGVNFGKAETSLDQWLQTVAAHSDSWLIAAAFSIASNFRFGKKQRETLFKKINDLPTVLEVVKQFYQESPATSRSNSQATSGERMHARQSQVIAQPQEAQEDEEDDIPCGSCGLICEGDEFWIFCDVCKIWYHGACVDMTPEIAGLMKKYTCPNCSRKRPRV, encoded by the exons ATGGCGAACCGCGGGCTATCAGTGCAGGAGTTGCTTGGCCATTTCAAAGGTCGCCGCGCTGGCATTATCAGGGCCCTCACCACcg ATGCTGAACTTTTTTACCAACAATGCGATCCAG AGGAAGAGCCCATGAGTCTGTATGGGCTTCCAAATGGGACATGGGAACTTAGACTCCCCGAGGAGATGGTTCCCCCTGATCTTCCTGAGCCAACGTTGGGAGTTAACTTTGGGAAAGCTGAGACATCGTTGGACCAGTGGCTTCAGACTGTTGCAGCACACAGTGATTCTTGGTTGATTGCTGCGGCTTTCAGCATTGCCTCAAACTTTCGTTTCGGGAAGAAACAGAG GGAGAcgcttttcaaaaagataaatgaTCTCCCGACGGTACTAGAAGTTGTTAAACAATTCTACCAAGAGTCCCCAGCCACCAGCAGAAGCAACAGCCAAGCCACATCTGGAGAGAGGATG CATGCACGGCAATCCCAAGTCATAGCGCAGCCTCAAGAAGCGcaggaggatgaagaagatgatataCCCTGTGGATCTTGCGGGCTGATATGTGAAGGTGATGAGTTCTGGATCTTCTGCGATGTGTGCAAAATATGGTATCATGGAGCTTGTGTGGATATGACGCCCGAAATTGCTGGGCTTATGAAAAAGTACACATGCCCTAACTGCAGCCGCAAGAGGCCTCGAGTTTGA